The region tgtctttgtttgaagtataAAACTTCAAAATCTGGTAACAAAGGAGGAGCATTCAAACTAGCCATAGTGATGAGAAAATAAGAACAcgaatagatctgacgagaaaacagcgaacgaaaaacagggcaaataaaacgacaaatttttgtgaaatggggaagaggaaaacgtgaggcaactggcaaataatgtaaattgcgaggagatgagatttgtgattaggaacctggttgatgttgaagatcctccccagcaatggcgctagaaattccttttgatgtctgctagatctacgtcggtatttcctcaaagaggaagggaagatgtagtatagcgatggtaggtatttccctcagtgatgagaccaaggttatcgaaccagtaggagaacctcctcacaccacgtaaacagcccctacacacaaataacaaatactcaaaaCCCGATGTGttgaaggtgttgtcaatccctttcgggtacggcgcctcaagataggcaaataacacgatgtaaaagtggtagataggataaatagatcgcaaaacaaataaattgcagcaaggtattttgtatttttggtttaatagatctgaaaataaaagcaaagaaaaatatatcgcaaaggcaaatatgatgagaagagacccgggggtcgtaggtttcactagtggcttctctcgagaaaaatagcaaatggtgggaaaacaattactgttgggcaagatagaactttaaataatcatgacgatatccaggcaatggtcattatataggcatcacgtccaagattagtagaccgactcctgcctgcatctactactattactccacacatcaaccactatccagcatgcatctagtgtattaagttcatggagaaacggagtaatgcaataagaacgatgacatgatgtaaacaagatgtatttatgtagaaatagaccccatcttgttatccttaatagcaataatacatacatgtcgtttccctttctgtcattgggatcaagcaccgtaagatcgaacccactacaaagcacatcttcccattgcaagataaatagatcaagttggccaaacaaaacctaaatatcaaagaagaaatatgaggctataatcaatcccgcatataagagatcaaaaaagaCTCAAGtaattttcatggataaaaatataaatctgatcataaacttgaagttcatcggatccaaacaaacacaccgcaaaaagacttacatcatatggatcttcaagagaccattgtattgataatcaagagagagagaggaagtcatctagttactaactacggacccgtaggtctataaagaactactcaggcatcatcagagaggcaccaatggaagtggtgaacccctccgtgatggtgtctagattggatttgttgTTTTTGGactttgcggtggctggaattgattttcgtcgactcccctagggtttctggaatattggggtatttatagagcaaagaggcggttcagggggcacccgaggtgggcacaacccacctgggcgtgcctggggttGTGCTACCCTCGGAGCACCGccaggtgctttcctggcccactggatgtcttctggacgcaaaaaaattctaaatttttttcgctgcgtttagactccgtttggtattgatttcctgcgatgtaaaaaagatgcagaaaacagcaactgtcaCTGGGTagaatgtcaataggttagtaccaaaaaatgatataaaatgactataaagtgattgtaaaacatccaaggatgataatataacaacatgaaacaatcaaaaaattatagatacgttgaagacgtatcagaccACTGCTACAATATGCTGCGCGCACGCTCCGGCGCCCCCTCCCGCTGACGACCAAAGGCCATCACGCTCCATCGCCAAATCGCCCTATGGCCACATGATGGAGGATATAAAGATGCTCATGTTGGAGCAGGAGTTTGTTCAGGTTAAGATAGGCTGCTCTCATAATAGGGTTTCTCACTGTCTAGCTAATTATGCTCGCACATATCACAGTACCACTTGTTGGTTACAGCGAGCTAATTATACTCGCACATCTCACGGTTGGTTACACCGAGGCCCCCTTTTATTCAGAATCTTGTTTTAGCAGATTGTACCCTATTACCATGAAATAAAACTATGTTTTACCCCGAAAAAATGCACCATTTCTAGAAAAAAATGTAAATTTAATGTTTTTTAAGATTTAGATAGATAATTAAAGAGACATTTGCAAACCAAGAAGTAGCACGTGAGACCCACTCGTCACAGGTTAGGGAAACGCTACCAAATCCCTCCCTCCGCTCTCTTCTTCCTCGCCGCGGTGATTCTTTCCTCACTCCCCACCCCAGCCCGCTCGGCGCTTGCTCACTACTGATCTCACGGGGAGGGCCCGGCGGCCAATCGCCGCCTCCAGCATCGTCGAGCCTCGCGCCTCACGCCTCCTCCTCTCACTCCCGAGCCGGCAACCGCGGCAGCAGGAGCGGCGAGAGGAGGGCAAGGCGAAGACCCGAGAGGACGCAATGGAGTACAGAAGAGTGAAGGATCAGGTGAGCTTAAACCCGCAACCCTAGGGAGGAATGCCGCTACTCGCGCCGGTCCGCCGTCGACGGCGCCTTTAGGTTAGAATAGATCGCTGCCGCGGCGGATTTTCGTTTCCCCTTTTCCTTTTCGTTTGTTCTGTCTCCCACCGTAGGGTTCCAAGATTCCTAGTACATGCTGATGTTCTCCATTGGTAACCCGGGGCTGAGCTAAATTTCAAGCTCTGGCAATGTCTTCCCGTGTTCGTTTGAGGTTCCTTGTGGTATGGTGAACCTGTACTTTATCAATTGTGTTGTGTGCTGACAACCTGTCTTATCCTGCATAATCTAAAGGAGAGTTATGACGCCATATCTCAGAAGGACATAGAAAGCCCTGATGGGAGGTCTCTTTCTAGCAGTAAGATCTTGGTTCATTGTTGAAATTTCTCTTTGGACTATAATCAGTAACATCACATCTTTAATGCATGTGCTATATATACAGCTGCAGCAACTTCCCCCCTTGGCACCGTAGGAGGTTCGAAGGGCAAGAATAGCTGGAAGCAAAAGTAAGACTGTTTGCAACCTTTGTGCCGTATCACACAGTTTCTGAAAAATCAGAATATTTACTGGCAAGTGTCGATTGTTGTTGCAGGTCTATTGTAACAATTGCATTGACATTACTAACAAGTTCCCAGGCAATACTGATTGTGTGGTCAAAAAGAGCTGGAAAGTATGAATATAGTGTCACAACAGCAAATTTTTCGGTGAGAATTTAAGTTTTCTGTTGGTGATAGTAGGGTCAGGAGCTTCCCCTTTTGTTCTCTTGAATTTATTCATCTATGTCTAGGTGGAAGCTTTAAAATGTCTATTATCACTTCTAGCCCTGTACAGAACATGGAACAGTCAAGGTGTTACAGAAGATAATAGGTGACCATTCTACCATAACCTACCGATTATATTACGAATCTCTATTTCCTTTTCAATATTCTCTACAGACATTTCTTTTTATTTTCAGGTTAAGTACATCATTTGATGAAGTTAGTGTTTATCCTATCCCTGCCGTACTTTACATGGTAAAGAATCTATTGCAGGTATGCCCACTTGCCAATGTCTCTTGTGATAAAATAACTTCATGTCTGCAACAACAAAAGTTTGAACCATGTTTCCTCTACCTGCCAGTATTACATCTTCGCCTATGTGGATGCACCAGCTTACCAGATCCTGAAGAACCTGAATATTATCAGCACTGGTGTCTTATACCGTATCATTTTAAAGAAAAAGTAAGACCGACTAGCTTAATGTGGCTTTGGAAGTTGGGAACAGAGGGAACTAACAAtatgtgctgtttttctactttgctgatatttttattttttatatttctTTCAAGCCTTGTAATATTATGTTGGATACTTTGGGCTTTGCTGAAATGATGTAGCAGCATTGAGCTCCTCACCAAGTATTCATCATTCTGAACGACCACACAAACATGTAACATCGTAACCTGTAGGCATTTTGAAATAATTCACTAGCCTGAGCCTCCCATCATAATTTATATGGTGTTCTTTAAGTGCCACAAATGTTCTTATTCCTCTTCATTCTTTCAAGAACTGTTCATAGTACTCTTCTTCGCTAACACAGCAACACCTGTTTTCAATTGTTAATCTGGCATGGTGATTGTTGAACTATGTTGCATCACTGAATGCTTCGTGTTCTTTCCAGATTAAGTGAAATTCAGTGGGCTGCATTTATTCTCTTATGTGCTGGCTGCACTACGGCTCAGCTAAACCCCTCGTAAGCAAAATAAGTTTGGATTCTTTTTCACTTTCTCGGTATTCTTTCCTCATTTCTCTAATCAATATGTTCAGCTAAGAGAAATAATATGCCCCTTTCAGATCAGACCATGTTCTTCAAACGCCAATTCAAGGTTGGATGATGGCCATTGTAAGCATATAAGAGAAAAAAAACGTTCAGTCTGGTCACTTGGACATGTTATAGCAAGTTATTTTACCCAACTTACTGACTGTATTTCTGTTTCAGGTGATGGCTCTTCTAAGTGGTTTTGCTGGGGTATACACAGAAGTATGTGACTTTGTGCAATTGCACCTCTTTGCTTATGTATCTTGCTTTAGAAATCATTTGATTCGACTGTCAAGGGAATTTCTGAAGGGTGTAAGTCATATTCATTTTTTAACAATGCAGGCTATAATAAAAAAACGTCCTTCGAGAAACATCAATGTGCAGAATTTCTGGCTGTACATTTTTGGAATGCTCTTCAACTTAGTTGCCATTTGTGT is a window of Triticum dicoccoides isolate Atlit2015 ecotype Zavitan chromosome 2B, WEW_v2.0, whole genome shotgun sequence DNA encoding:
- the LOC119363233 gene encoding CMP-sialic acid transporter 2-like; this translates as MEYRRVKDQESYDAISQKDIESPDGRSLSSTAATSPLGTVGGSKGKNSWKQKSIVTIALTLLTSSQAILIVWSKRAGKYEYSVTTANFSVEALKCLLSLLALYRTWNSQGVTEDNRLSTSFDEVSVYPIPAVLYMVKNLLQYYIFAYVDAPAYQILKNLNIISTGVLYRIILKKKLSEIQWAAFILLCAGCTTAQLNPSSDHVLQTPIQGWMMAIVMALLSGFAGVYTEAIIKKRPSRNINVQNFWLYIFGMLFNLVAICVQDFDAVMNKGFFHGYSFITLLMILNHALSGIAVSMVMKYADNIVKVYSTSVAMLLTAIVSVFLFGFNLSLAFFLGSMVVSISVYLHSVGKPQQQK